A single Candidatus Neomarinimicrobiota bacterium DNA region contains:
- a CDS encoding ribose-phosphate pyrophosphokinase, translating into MKIFSGRSNVPLAEKIADHLGTELGKVNSRQFSDGELWVKYEENIRGQDVFIIQSTHHPADNIIELVLMIDAAVRASARRVTAVIPYYGYGRQDRKDQPRVPISARVMIDLISSVGVGRILAMDLHSSQIQGFTHIPFDHLYARQVIFERLREFDLSTETTMILAPDAGRAPMAQSFAKHLGVGFGLVDKRRTGPNQAEVVHLIGDLKGKEVIVIDDMIDTGGTTINAANAAIESGASNVVAVATHGLFSGDAVERIMSSNIGKVIVTDTVNLNKKREFDKLEEISVSGLFARAVECIHNGESVSALFEF; encoded by the coding sequence ATGAAGATATTTAGCGGAAGATCTAATGTTCCTCTGGCTGAGAAGATAGCAGATCACTTGGGGACTGAGCTGGGAAAAGTAAACTCCCGGCAGTTCAGCGATGGGGAACTGTGGGTGAAATACGAAGAGAACATTCGAGGTCAGGATGTCTTCATCATTCAATCAACCCACCATCCGGCAGACAACATCATTGAGCTCGTTCTTATGATTGATGCTGCTGTCAGGGCTTCAGCCAGACGGGTGACCGCTGTGATTCCCTATTATGGCTATGGCCGGCAGGATCGAAAAGATCAACCAAGAGTGCCTATTTCGGCCCGCGTCATGATAGACTTAATCAGCAGTGTGGGGGTGGGTCGTATACTGGCCATGGATCTTCACTCGTCTCAGATTCAGGGTTTTACACACATACCGTTCGATCATCTTTATGCGCGGCAGGTCATTTTTGAAAGGTTGCGCGAGTTTGACCTGTCCACCGAGACTACCATGATACTTGCTCCGGATGCTGGTCGTGCACCGATGGCACAATCGTTTGCCAAACACCTTGGCGTTGGGTTCGGCCTTGTTGATAAACGGAGGACGGGTCCGAATCAGGCTGAGGTGGTTCATCTCATTGGTGATCTGAAAGGGAAGGAAGTCATCGTTATTGACGACATGATTGATACCGGCGGAACTACGATCAATGCCGCCAACGCCGCTATAGAGAGTGGTGCATCAAATGTTGTTGCCGTGGCAACACACGGTCTGTTTTCAGGAGACGCGGTGGAGCGAATCATGAGTTCGAATATTGGCAAGGTTATTGTGACGGATACGGTCAATCTTAATAAGAAGAGAGAATTTGACAAGTTGGAAGAGATATCCGTATCTGGACTGTTTGCAAGAGCAGTCGAATGTATCCACAATGGAGAGTCGGTAAGCGCACTCTTCGAGTTTTAG
- a CDS encoding 50S ribosomal protein L25: protein MAQEYKLELDKRTDTGRKAAKNYRSSGSIPGIFYSADHEAVSFVIDRGHLHHALQSDTHVYAVSVKGKKLHAIFKEIQYHPVTEEIAHVDLFGVSLKDKIDIVVPIIVEGEAAGVKTGGILNQNITELQINCLATEVPDAVRIDVSELEVGDTIHVEELDLEGIEILTNPEITIVSVQAPKEEIIEEPELEEEELEGEEGDAVEGEEVPTEEGEDKGAEKPSDDGEKEESASK from the coding sequence ATGGCGCAGGAATACAAACTGGAACTCGATAAAAGAACAGACACGGGAAGAAAGGCAGCAAAGAATTATAGAAGCAGCGGCAGTATCCCGGGGATTTTTTATTCCGCGGATCATGAGGCGGTCTCCTTCGTCATTGATCGAGGACATCTGCACCACGCCTTGCAGTCTGATACGCATGTTTACGCTGTCAGTGTAAAAGGCAAAAAGCTCCATGCCATTTTCAAAGAGATACAGTATCACCCGGTGACGGAGGAAATTGCGCACGTGGATCTTTTCGGCGTAAGCCTGAAGGATAAGATTGATATTGTAGTTCCAATCATTGTGGAAGGAGAAGCTGCGGGCGTGAAGACGGGTGGCATTCTGAATCAGAACATCACTGAATTGCAGATAAACTGTCTGGCAACGGAAGTTCCAGATGCGGTTCGCATTGATGTAAGTGAGTTGGAGGTAGGTGACACCATCCATGTTGAAGAGCTCGATCTAGAGGGGATCGAAATACTGACAAACCCCGAGATCACCATTGTTTCCGTTCAGGCTCCGAAAGAGGAGATTATTGAAGAGCCTGAGCTGGAAGAGGAAGAACTTGAGGGTGAAGAAGGTGACGCTGTTGAAGGTGAAGAAGTACCGACGGAAGAGGGTGAGGACAAAGGTGCGGAAAAACCATCCGATGATGGAGAGAAGGAGGAAAGTGCTTCAAAGTGA